From a region of the Haematobia irritans isolate KBUSLIRL chromosome 4, ASM5000362v1, whole genome shotgun sequence genome:
- the LOC142235522 gene encoding uncharacterized protein LOC142235522, with translation MASLPPERTFLSRPFTNTGVDFAGPFNIKNYKTRVCLITKGYICIFVCFATKAVHLEVTSDLSSQSFLAAFSRFIARRGCPSCIYSDNGKNFTGAAELLRKDRLQFLKTLQTQTLQQYSHNNLVWKFIPPGAPHMGGLWEAGVKSLKTHLRKFIPTMSFTFEELSTILARIEACLNSRPLHKSSDDPNDFSPLTPGHFLIGTSMLAPAEPDISGQDVTLANRWQRLKIISQYFCMRWKSEYLNDLHRRTKWKYQQDNLKENDLVVIKDDRFPPTEWAMGRIEKTYPGTDQNTRVVDIRTSRGTISRPITKIVKLFSA, from the coding sequence ATGGCCTCACTTCCACCTGAACGTACCTTTCTTTCCAGACCATTTACAAATACAGGGGTGGATTTTGCAGGGcctttcaatataaaaaactataaaacaaGGGTCTGTTTGATAACAAAGGGCTACATTTGTATTTTCGTATGTTTTGCGACAAAGGCTGTTCACTTGGAAGTCACAAGTGATTTATCGTCTCAATCATTTCTTGCCGCTTTTTCACGGTTTATTGCTCGACGAGGTTGTCCTTCGTGTATCTACTCAgataatgggaagaattttactGGAGCTGCAGAACTTCTCAGGAAAGATCGCCTTCAGTTTCTTAAAACCCTGCAGACCCAAACGTTGCAACAGTATTCTCACAACAATCTTGTTTGGAAATTTATACCCCCTGGTGCCCCCCACATGGGCGGTTTGTGGGAAGCGGGTGTGAAATCTCTGAAAACCCACTTACGAAAATTTATTCCCACTATGAGCTTCACTTTTGAAGAATTATCCACGATCTTAGCTCGTATAGAAGCTTGCTTGAATTCTAGGCCTTTGCATAAATCGAGCGACGACCCAAATGATTTTTCACCTTTGACTCCTGGTCACTTTTTAATCGGTACATCCATGTTGGCTCCTGCGGAGCCCGATATTTCTGGTCAGGATGTAACTCTAGCAAACAGATGGCAACGCCTCAAAATTATATCACAATATTTTTGTATGCGGTGGAAGTCAGAATATCTCAATGATTTGCACCGTCGAACCAAATGGAAATATCAACAAGACAATCTTAAAGAAAATGATCTCGTTGTCATCAAAGATGACAGGTTTCCTCCAACCGAATGGGCAATGGGTCGTATCGAAAAAACTTATCCAGGCACAGACCAAAATACTCGAGTAGTTGACATACGAACATCTAGAGGTACAATAAGTAGACCCATCACCAAAATTGTCAAACTATTTTCCGCCTGA
- the LOC142235523 gene encoding uncharacterized protein LOC142235523 has protein sequence MSSYKRVLSSINADVIALKDQVAKEKAERQSFETPPTNSEFSTALRLPPCDTDIFRGGYAAWPSFRDLFSAIYINNSRLSNVEKLFHLTQKTSGEAREIISNVPLTNDGFTLAWRNLEDRYENKRMQVNEQLKTLFNLPNVSVDSSQSVQKLQRTVNTCIQTLETLGIEVKEWDPILIYLCSAKLPRPFLEEFENSLEDCKTLPTWHRFDLFLTHKFKTLESVGNIKPIFSRQNQDKSESHRYKPDKGKFVNSFQTNVSQKTQYSGGKNKFDSKLSSRNQNSNKQTCPLCKEMHFIRDCPKFIEKTVNDRIHVVKISHLCYNCLSSTHGIKDCKSNYTCRECNMRHHTMLHKGPETQPSGNDPTRDVVRPSTSASALTTQIQSTPNMENNITTLTLQDDQTCAYHPRGTLLFTALVQIESRGQLFDARAIIDSGSQSTFISEKLKNKLCLPTRRNLVHITGVSEMLAETSTKACLFNLHPSFHLEVWAPVLRTLPSNLPAQNLDLAQLREVVNLDLADPKFYISQPVDLLIGMDIGPLIFDIETPMKSIGSLLAQHTVFGWIVGGPISQEKGIGNQISLHNTVAIENILTRFWEVEEIPKKILRSEDDAFCELNFKNTTKRNEQGRYIVTLPFKSFEELGNSRNIAMAQFFRMERKLMKTPDVKAQYDQTILEYLELGHMKKISPQEISKTPNYYLPHHAVIKPDRLTTKLRVVFNASSPSSNKRSLNDNLFTGPILQQDLVLQILKWRFFKYVYSADVTKMYRQILLDKNQTQYQRILFRKSPTDPLEDFELLTVTFGVNCAPFLAIRTLLQLAEDVADTYPLASKIIRENLYVDDVLAGAHTVEDAIKSRKELILALDSAGFQLMKWSSNNHNVIQDLPSEQLLPLNWLDLSEDSSTKTLGVRWNISGDYFTFNQPTLDVRQNYTKREVLSSIAKLFDPCGWLAPVIVVAKLVMQQIWLDKIDWDDPLKTITLINWQNFVRNSGAIDSVKIPRWINFIPSSKIEIHGFCDASECAYGAALYIRVELQDNQVETHLIAAKTRVAPIKKISLPRLELCGAVLLSKLASATITNLQISNFSTQFWTDSTIVLAWLKKPPCAWSTFVGNRVSEILENVGNDKWQHVDSEDNPADVASRGCTPSELKTHHLWWHGPQWLKLPRDRWPKFEMLGDTNLETKTVKVLTASTFEDPLMRFSSLPRAYRVMSYVLRFWRNTGQNRSHLRISTQEITPEEIQETKRRLLIMTQSQYFAHEYTNLVKKIKIASTSSLLTMNPFIDSNGIMRSNGRLVQSPVLSYNERHPILLPYDARFTQLLVV, from the coding sequence ATGTCGTCCTACAAACGTGTTTTGAGCTCAATCAATGCGGATGTGATCGCCTTAAAGGATCAGGTTGCCAAAGAAAAGGCAGAAAGGCAATCGTTTGAGACCCCTCCTACTAATAGTGAATTTTCAACTGCATTAAGACTTCCTCCCTGTGACACGGACATTTTCAGAGGGGGATATGCAGCTTGGCCATCTTTTAGGGATCTATTTTCCGCAATTTATATAAACAACTCTCGTCTCAGCAATGTCGAAAAACTTTTCCACTTGACCCAAAAGACATCTGGTGAAGCAAGGGAAATAATTAGTAACGTTCCCCTCACCAACGATGGGTTTACATTGGCGTGGAGGAATTTGGAAGATCGTTACGAAAACAAAAGAATGCAGGTTAATGAACAATTGAAAACACTTTTTAACTTACCAAATGTTTCTGTCGACTCAAGTCAATCGGTTCAAAAGCTGCAACGGACAGTAAACACTTGTATTCAAACTTTagaaacacttggcatagaagtcAAGGAATGGGACCCAATCCTAATATATCTTTGTTCTGCAAAATTGCCAAGACCCTTTCTTGAAGAATTCGAAAATTCTTTGGAGGATTGCAAGACTCTTCCCACTTGGCATCGATTCGATCTTTTTTTGACTCATAAATTTAAAACTCTTGAGTCAGTTGGAAATATAAAGCCAATTTTCAGTAGGCAAAATCAGGATAAGTCCGAAAGCCATCGTTATAAACCCGATAAAGGGAAATTTGTCAATAGTTTTCAAACGAACGTCTCACAAAAGACCCAATACTCCGGGGGTAAAAATAAGTTCGATTCTAAATTGTcgtccagaaatcaaaattcaaataaacaaacatgtcCACTTTGTAAAGAAATGCATTTTATTCGGGATTGTCCGAAATTTATTGAGAAAACTGTGAACGATAGAATTCATGTGGTTAAAATTTCTCATCTTTGTTATAATTGTCTTTCGTCCACTCATGGAATTAAAGACTGCAAAAGCAATTACACTTGTAGAGAATGTAACATGCGGCATCACACAATGTTACACAAGGGACCCGAAACCCAACCTAGTGGTAATGACCCAACAAGAGACGTGGTACGACCTAGCACTAGTGCTTCGGCTCTAACAACACAAATACAGTCCACTCCAAACATGGAAAACaacattacaactttgaccCTTCAAGATGATCAAACTTGTGCGTATCATCCCAGAGGTACATTACTTTTCACGGCGTTAGTTCAAATCGAATCTCGCGGACAATTGTTTGATGCCAGAGCGATAATTGACTCTGGATCTCAATCCACTtttatatctgaaaaacttaagaATAAATTGTGTCTGCCAACAAGACGAAATCTAGTACATATTACGGGTGTTAGTGAGATGTTggcagaaacttctacaaaggCTTGTCTCTTCAATTTACACCCTAGTTTCCATTTAGAAGTTTGGGCTCCTGTTTTGCGGACCCTTCCGTCAAATTTACCAGCACAAAACTTAGACCTAGCACAACTTAGAGAGGTTGTCAACCTTGATTTGGCAGATCCAAAATTCTATATCAGTCAACCGGTTGATCTTCTGATTGGAATGGATATAGGACCCTTAATTTTTGATATTGAGACTCCTATGAAATCGATCGGCTCTTTATTGGCCCAACATactgtttttgggtggattgttggtGGACCAATAAGTCAAGAAAAAGGGATCGGAAACCAAATTTCTTTACATAACACAGTTGCCATTGAAAACATTCTCACTCGTTTTTGGGAGGTGGAGGAAATcccaaaaaagattttgagaTCAGAAGATGACGCATTTTGCGAATTAAACTTCAAAAACACTACAAAGCGTAATGAACAGGGCAGATATATTGTGACCCTCCCATTTAAAAGTTTTGAAGAATTAGGAAATTCTCGAAACATCGCAATGGCACAATTTTTCCGAATGGAGAGGAAGTTAATGAAGACTCCTGATGTAAAGGCACAATATGATCAAACAATTTTAGAATACTTGGAACTTGGTCACATGAAGAAAATTTCGCCTCAAGAAATCTCGAAGACTCCGAATTATTACTTGCCGCATCATGCGGTGATTAAGCCTGATCGGTTGACAACAAAACTTCGGGTGGTTTTCAATGCTTCAAGCCCTTCTTCAAACAAGCGAAGCCTTAATGATAATTTGTTTACTGGACCCATTCTCCAGCAAGATCTTGtcttacaaattttgaaatggaGGTTCTTTAAGTATGTTTATAGTGCGGATGTCACAAAAATGTACAGACAAATTCTGCTCGACAAAAATCAGACACAATATCAGCGTatactttttagaaaatctccTACGGACCCCTTAGAAGACTTTGAACTCTTAACAGTCACTTTTGGAGTCAACTGCGCTCCATTCCTTGCAATCCGGACACTTCTTCAACTTGCTGAAGATGTTGCGGACACATATCCCCTTGCGTCAAAAATTATACGAGAAAACTTATACGTAGATGATGTTTTAGCTGGCGCGCACACTGTCGAAGACGCTATTAAATCTCGTAAAGAGTTAATTCTAGCTTTGGACTCTGCGGGTTTTCAGCTAATGAAGTGGTCGTCTAATAATCACAATGTTATTCAAGATTTGCCTTCAGAACAATTGCTTCCACTTAATTGGTTGGATTTATCTGAGGATTCATCAACCAAGACACTAGGAGTTAGGTGGAATATATCGGGGGATTATTTCACATTTAATCAACCAACCCTAGATGTTAGGCAAAACTACACCAAAAGAGAAGTTTTATCTtctattgcaaaattatttgaCCCATGTGGATGGTTAGCTCCAGTAATTGTGGTAGCCAAATTGGTTATGCAGCAGATATGGCTGGACAAAATCGACTGGGATGACCCTTTAAAAACAATTACGCTcataaattggcaaaatttcgtaAGAAATAGCGGCGCTATCGATTCTGTCAAAATTCCTAGATGGATTAATTTTATCCCAAGTTCAAAAATAGAGATTCATGGGTTTTGTGATGCATCCGAGTGTGCATATGGGGCAGCTTTATACATTCGTGTTGAACTCCAAGATAACCAAGTAGAAACTCATCTGATTGCTGCTAAGACCCGAGTTGCCCCAATTAAAAAGATTTCATTGCCCCGACTCGAGTTGTGCGGAGCAGTTTTACTTTCTAAATTAGCATCAGCAACCATTACAAatcttcaaatttcaaatttctcaaCCCAGTTTTGGACAGATTCTACAATCGTGTTAGCGTGGTTGAAAAAGCCTCCATGTGCGTGGAGTACATTTGTGGGAAATCGTGTATCTGAAATtctggaaaatgttggcaacgatAAATGGCAACATGTTGACTCCGAAGATAACCCGGCTGATGTAGCTAGCAGAGGTTGTACACCTTCTGAATTAAAAACTCATCATTTATGGTGGCATGGGCCACAATGGTTGAAACTGCCTAGAGACAGATGgccgaaatttgaaatgttgGGAGACACAAATTTAGAAACAAAGACTGTGAAGGTTTTAACTGCTTCCACTTTTGAAGACCCTTTGATGCGATTCTCTTCACTACCACGAGCTTACAGGGTAATGAGTTATGTTTTACGGTTTTGGAGAAACACCGGGCAAAATAGATCACATCTTAGAATTTCGACCCAGGAGATAACTCCAGAAGAAATTCAAGAAACAAAACGACGGTTGCTCATTATGACTCAAAGTCAATATTTTGCACACGAATACACTAACTtagtgaagaaaataaaaattgcgtCTACTAGTAGTTTATTGACAATGAACCCATTTATTGACTCAAATGGAATTATGCGGTCAAATGGGCGACTTGTACAATCTCCTGTTCTAAGTTATAACGAAAGACATCCCATTCTTTTGCCATACGATGCTCGCTTTACACAACTTTTGGTTGTGTAA